One Turneriella parva DSM 21527 genomic region harbors:
- the lpxA gene encoding acyl-ACP--UDP-N-acetylglucosamine O-acyltransferase, which produces MAKIHPTAIVENPANLADDVVVGPQAYIGPDVKIGPGCVIGVKATLVNRVTLGKNNRLFTGATIGEDGQDIHFNNPEAEVVIGDNNVFREQITVHQPSVKGNKTTIGNNCYFMADAHVAHDCHVGNNVIMVNKTGIAGHVEVGDNALISGLVMAHQFVRVGAFAVIGGVSKATRDILPFTLNNGNPALAFGLNLVGLKRGGFTPAERSAIKQAFQIFYLRDLSTSIAIETIASELLPSLPEGSPERARIEYLSRWLSTTKRGFTYHSSKRKAAEEEGE; this is translated from the coding sequence ATGGCAAAAATTCACCCTACCGCGATCGTTGAAAACCCGGCGAACCTGGCTGACGATGTTGTCGTCGGCCCGCAGGCTTATATCGGGCCTGATGTGAAGATTGGCCCCGGCTGTGTGATCGGGGTCAAGGCGACGCTGGTCAACCGGGTGACTCTGGGTAAGAACAACCGGCTCTTTACGGGCGCGACGATTGGCGAAGACGGGCAGGATATTCACTTCAATAACCCTGAAGCTGAGGTGGTTATTGGCGATAACAACGTCTTTCGCGAGCAGATCACGGTGCACCAGCCGTCGGTAAAAGGCAACAAGACAACGATCGGCAACAACTGCTATTTCATGGCCGATGCGCACGTCGCGCACGACTGCCATGTGGGCAACAATGTGATCATGGTGAATAAAACGGGCATTGCAGGGCACGTCGAAGTCGGCGACAATGCGCTGATCTCGGGCCTTGTGATGGCGCACCAGTTTGTGCGCGTTGGCGCTTTTGCGGTGATCGGCGGGGTCAGCAAGGCGACACGCGATATTCTGCCGTTTACGCTGAACAATGGCAACCCCGCGCTGGCGTTTGGCTTGAATCTCGTGGGCCTGAAGCGCGGTGGGTTTACGCCTGCAGAACGTTCTGCGATCAAGCAGGCTTTTCAGATTTTTTATTTGCGTGATCTGTCTACATCCATCGCGATTGAAACGATTGCCAGCGAGCTGTTGCCGTCGCTGCCAGAAGGGTCACCCGAGCGCGCACGCATCGAGTACTTATCGCGTTGGCTCAGCACGACGAAACGCGGCTTCACCTACCACTCATCAAAACGTAAAGCCGCAGAAGAAGAAGGCGAATGA
- a CDS encoding coproporphyrinogen-III oxidase family protein, with translation MPKVSEIYFAAPVEADRQVFSPADVFAAGEQNHHISNTAYPIVHSQTFKPYRLERALHRETVERAFADAPDICLYSHIPFCETRCFFCEYTVVGKSELERTRDYMTALNRETEMYAELLGPRTLWGWDIGGGTPSFPPAEFIAEHIDVVKHNFQLSPDFAISIETTPRIASLEPDKIHAYRQMGIERISMGVQVTQPDLLKALGRDTNGLEHHYRATEHIRAAGFEKFNLDLMYGFADQSPESWRATLEHAIRLDPDYITLYRMRYKLTRISHQAERVTLDMARQHAKIAKEMLFSAGYSANPGKNTYSRTSGDTGTSKYLTHRVIEGRPYLGLGLGAQTYSPTTIAYNSGAAGKNLTPYLRDIEKGLLPIQDLYDLPAAHMMAKMIAVSFYFGEINLTAFKERFGQNLEEAYGPAVEFAISEGLMSYTESVNGREIALSGKTCLSLTEKGARHFNGTIALFFAPSVQGYLIRPSSTSGPASSTSGPASSN, from the coding sequence ATGCCCAAGGTTAGCGAAATCTATTTTGCCGCGCCGGTCGAAGCCGACCGGCAGGTATTTTCACCCGCAGACGTTTTTGCGGCGGGCGAGCAGAACCACCACATCTCGAACACCGCATACCCGATAGTGCACTCGCAGACCTTTAAACCCTACAGGCTCGAACGCGCGCTGCACCGTGAGACGGTCGAGCGCGCGTTTGCCGACGCCCCCGACATCTGCCTCTATTCCCATATACCATTCTGCGAAACGCGCTGCTTTTTCTGCGAATACACAGTCGTCGGCAAATCTGAGCTCGAGCGCACGCGAGACTACATGACCGCGCTCAACCGCGAAACCGAAATGTACGCAGAGCTGCTCGGCCCCCGCACTCTGTGGGGGTGGGATATAGGCGGCGGCACGCCGTCTTTTCCCCCGGCTGAATTTATCGCCGAGCACATTGATGTGGTGAAGCACAACTTTCAGCTCAGCCCCGATTTTGCGATCAGCATTGAGACCACGCCGCGCATCGCTTCGCTCGAACCCGATAAAATTCACGCATACCGCCAGATGGGCATTGAGCGCATCAGCATGGGCGTGCAGGTGACGCAGCCCGACCTGCTAAAAGCGCTCGGCCGTGACACAAATGGACTCGAACACCATTACCGCGCCACCGAGCACATTCGCGCCGCGGGCTTTGAAAAATTCAATCTCGACCTGATGTATGGCTTCGCCGACCAGTCACCCGAATCATGGCGCGCGACTCTCGAACACGCGATTCGCCTCGACCCCGATTACATCACGCTCTACCGCATGCGCTATAAGCTCACACGCATCTCGCACCAGGCCGAGCGCGTCACTCTCGACATGGCGCGTCAGCACGCGAAGATCGCGAAAGAAATGCTGTTCTCGGCGGGCTACTCGGCAAACCCTGGTAAGAACACCTACAGCCGCACCAGCGGCGACACGGGCACGAGCAAATACCTCACGCACCGGGTGATCGAAGGCCGCCCCTACCTGGGTCTGGGCCTTGGCGCGCAGACCTATTCGCCGACAACGATTGCCTATAACTCGGGCGCGGCCGGCAAAAACCTCACGCCCTACCTCAGAGATATCGAAAAAGGTCTCTTACCGATTCAAGACCTGTATGATCTGCCCGCAGCCCACATGATGGCGAAAATGATCGCGGTGAGCTTTTATTTCGGCGAAATCAACCTGACAGCTTTCAAAGAGCGCTTTGGCCAAAACCTCGAAGAAGCGTATGGCCCTGCGGTAGAGTTCGCGATATCAGAAGGATTGATGAGTTATACAGAATCGGTCAACGGCCGTGAAATTGCGCTCTCTGGCAAGACCTGCCTTTCTCTGACAGAAAAAGGCGCGCGCCATTTTAATGGAACTATCGCACTTTTCTTTGCCCCTTCGGTGCAGGGTTATTTGATTCGGCCTTCGAGCACCTCAGGCCCCGCTTCGAGCACCTCAGGCCCCGCTTCGAGCAACTAG
- a CDS encoding beta strand repeat-containing protein: MRYFILAVAVIAMAGCRNFNWAPTDALEKVSTTPPNTVEAPVFAPAGGSYNATQNVTLTTSTPGATICYRNDGTNADCDNATATCFAGSTTYVGSINVPATITLNAMACKATMNNSVVATAVYTIDSTAPVISATAPAPGAYVTNTQVSYTLSESCGTGSITWTRTSGSPDPGSPRVQALVGAELTAGTHSAITLTNNPALVSGTVYDIAFNCTDAAGNAATTVTAAGVTFDNVAPVISGVAPITGSFRTNTQVSYALSEDCQTGTITWTRTGGAADGASPHAQTLVGLELTQGTKTNLTLANNPALVSGTIYTIDFNCQDFAGQNATTVTSTGVTFDNVAPIISGVAPLDSAFVSTTQVSYDLTEVCATASITWTRTGGSADPSSPHVQALTAGEMTAITHTNITITNNPTLIDGAVYQLDFNCTDSAGNVATTITRTNVTYDPSAVVISGVSPASSAFRNTTQVSYTLSENCASGNVTWTRTGGNPDPGSPRVQALTGTELNAGTKTNITLTNNPPLVDGAVYSVQFNCTDFAANASTPITVTNVTYDFTAPTITGTAPATGAFRNNNLVSFTYSENCASASITWTRTGGAADASSPHVQSVTGSDLNAGAHNGIIIANNPTLADGAVYTMAYACSDAAGNAATVISNTGITFDYTAPTVSISNLVNNSPLNTNKVLGSATDNLAGAITIEVQVDGGLFNAATGTPSWNFMLPTGAATWVNNTTHSIGARATDLAGNMSAVVTISVRKGNNHDVNGDGFPDLAIGGPNAPTTSTGKAYVFHGSSTGVIAATAIAANTVISGQAINDNFGRQLILADFNGDGFGDLAVSAIDNSASFGRVYVYNGSAAGLAAGASNFVAGTNAPSRVISGTSAEQLGSGLIAGNANNDGYADLIIGAVLNATQRGRFYAHFGGAGGVAAASSVTGQGEAVTAPRFSCSMALGDFNGDGNPDLAVGSEGHSTSAGRAYIYYGSAGTITGSLASFALSIYTGTASNFFGGSMAAGDLNGDGVTDLVVGGYGVTTNTGNIRVFYGVNGAGITLSGGAVPNATYTGEAANHYFATNMTIADTNADTFGDLIVGAHGSTVMSGRAYLFMGQAPNFPGGSATLATVRFLGDGGGFYQFGRAVAVTDINGDGRPDIFVGANFYNNPTYNGRVYGFFFPHAGPTFGATSRDNEITGSSAEEFGLSIGK; this comes from the coding sequence ATGCGATATTTCATTCTTGCTGTTGCGGTTATCGCGATGGCCGGCTGCCGCAATTTCAACTGGGCCCCGACCGACGCGCTTGAGAAAGTCAGCACGACTCCCCCCAACACGGTTGAAGCCCCGGTGTTTGCACCTGCGGGCGGGTCGTACAATGCGACGCAGAATGTCACGCTTACGACATCCACACCGGGCGCGACCATCTGTTACCGCAACGACGGCACCAACGCCGATTGCGACAATGCAACCGCCACCTGCTTTGCTGGCAGCACCACCTATGTCGGATCGATCAACGTACCCGCGACAATCACGCTGAACGCGATGGCGTGCAAAGCCACGATGAATAATTCAGTCGTCGCGACTGCGGTCTATACGATTGATTCGACCGCCCCGGTTATTTCAGCGACTGCGCCTGCACCGGGCGCGTATGTCACGAACACGCAGGTCAGCTACACGCTCTCAGAATCATGCGGCACCGGTTCAATCACCTGGACACGCACCAGCGGCAGCCCAGACCCCGGTTCGCCCAGGGTGCAGGCGCTCGTCGGGGCTGAACTCACTGCGGGCACGCACAGCGCCATCACGCTCACCAATAACCCGGCACTTGTGAGTGGCACGGTTTACGATATCGCATTCAACTGCACCGACGCTGCCGGTAACGCCGCAACGACGGTGACTGCAGCGGGCGTCACATTCGACAACGTCGCACCGGTCATCTCGGGAGTCGCCCCGATAACGGGTTCGTTTAGAACGAACACGCAGGTATCGTATGCTCTTTCAGAAGATTGCCAGACGGGCACGATCACCTGGACACGCACGGGCGGTGCAGCCGACGGCGCGTCGCCGCACGCGCAGACGCTGGTAGGGCTCGAACTCACGCAGGGTACAAAGACCAACCTAACACTTGCCAACAACCCCGCGCTCGTGAGCGGCACGATCTACACCATTGACTTCAATTGTCAGGACTTCGCCGGCCAGAATGCGACGACGGTAACTTCGACCGGCGTTACGTTCGACAATGTCGCGCCGATCATCAGCGGCGTTGCACCGCTCGACAGTGCGTTCGTCAGCACGACGCAGGTGAGTTACGACCTCACCGAAGTCTGCGCAACAGCTTCGATCACCTGGACACGCACCGGCGGGTCAGCAGACCCTTCGTCGCCGCATGTGCAGGCGCTCACCGCCGGTGAAATGACTGCAATCACGCATACGAATATCACGATCACGAACAACCCCACGCTGATCGACGGCGCCGTTTACCAGTTGGATTTTAACTGTACTGATTCGGCCGGTAACGTGGCGACAACCATCACACGCACGAACGTTACTTACGACCCGAGCGCGGTCGTTATCTCGGGCGTTTCGCCTGCCAGCAGCGCGTTTCGCAATACCACGCAGGTGAGCTACACCCTGTCAGAGAACTGCGCCTCGGGCAATGTCACTTGGACGCGCACGGGCGGCAACCCCGACCCTGGTTCACCGCGCGTGCAGGCGCTCACGGGCACCGAACTCAATGCAGGCACAAAGACGAACATCACTCTCACCAACAACCCACCGCTCGTCGACGGCGCGGTCTACAGCGTGCAATTCAACTGCACCGACTTTGCTGCGAATGCCTCGACGCCGATTACGGTCACCAATGTGACCTACGATTTCACCGCGCCGACGATCACCGGCACCGCGCCGGCGACGGGCGCATTTCGCAACAACAATCTGGTCAGCTTCACCTACTCTGAAAATTGCGCAAGCGCAAGCATCACGTGGACGCGCACCGGTGGCGCAGCCGATGCGAGCTCGCCCCACGTGCAGTCAGTCACAGGCTCTGACCTCAACGCCGGGGCGCACAACGGCATCATCATCGCCAACAACCCCACTCTCGCCGACGGAGCGGTTTACACGATGGCTTACGCATGCAGCGACGCTGCGGGCAATGCCGCGACCGTAATCTCGAATACAGGCATCACGTTCGATTACACGGCGCCGACTGTGAGCATCTCAAATCTTGTAAACAACAGTCCCTTGAACACGAATAAGGTGCTCGGCTCAGCCACAGACAATCTGGCCGGCGCGATAACAATAGAGGTACAGGTCGACGGCGGTTTGTTTAATGCGGCAACAGGTACACCCTCATGGAATTTCATGTTGCCGACCGGTGCGGCTACGTGGGTGAATAACACAACGCATTCTATCGGTGCCAGAGCGACCGATCTTGCCGGCAACATGTCGGCTGTCGTGACGATCAGTGTGCGCAAGGGCAATAACCATGACGTCAATGGCGATGGGTTTCCTGATTTGGCAATAGGTGGACCCAACGCACCAACAACCAGTACGGGTAAGGCCTATGTTTTTCACGGAAGCAGCACCGGCGTTATTGCCGCGACCGCCATTGCAGCAAACACGGTCATTAGTGGTCAGGCAATAAACGACAACTTCGGTCGTCAATTAATCCTTGCTGATTTTAACGGTGATGGCTTCGGCGATCTCGCGGTTTCAGCGATAGATAATTCCGCTTCTTTTGGTCGTGTGTATGTGTATAATGGCAGTGCGGCCGGCCTCGCTGCCGGTGCATCTAATTTCGTTGCTGGAACCAACGCGCCTTCGCGAGTCATTTCAGGCACATCTGCGGAGCAACTGGGTTCAGGTTTGATAGCTGGCAATGCAAACAATGATGGTTATGCAGACCTAATTATCGGCGCCGTTCTAAACGCGACCCAGCGCGGCCGATTCTACGCGCATTTCGGGGGCGCCGGCGGGGTCGCTGCCGCCTCATCTGTAACCGGGCAAGGTGAAGCTGTAACTGCACCGCGATTTTCATGCTCTATGGCCCTAGGCGATTTCAATGGAGACGGCAATCCTGATCTGGCCGTCGGCTCTGAAGGGCATAGTACAAGTGCCGGGCGGGCCTACATCTATTATGGTTCAGCCGGCACAATTACCGGAAGTTTAGCGTCTTTTGCACTGTCGATCTACACGGGCACTGCATCGAATTTTTTTGGCGGGAGCATGGCGGCAGGTGATCTTAATGGCGACGGCGTCACGGACCTGGTAGTCGGCGGCTATGGTGTGACGACAAACACAGGAAATATACGGGTTTTTTACGGTGTCAATGGTGCTGGCATTACACTAAGCGGCGGGGCTGTGCCGAATGCAACTTATACGGGTGAGGCGGCGAATCACTATTTTGCGACGAATATGACGATAGCTGATACCAATGCCGATACTTTTGGTGACTTGATTGTCGGTGCGCATGGTTCAACAGTCATGTCAGGCCGCGCCTATTTGTTTATGGGGCAGGCTCCGAATTTTCCGGGTGGGTCAGCAACTCTGGCGACAGTACGTTTCCTAGGGGATGGTGGCGGCTTCTACCAATTTGGTAGGGCTGTAGCAGTGACTGACATCAATGGTGATGGACGCCCCGATATCTTCGTGGGCGCCAATTTTTATAATAACCCAACGTATAATGGCCGGGTGTACGGATTCTTTTTTCCTCATGCCGGCCCCACTTTCGGTGCCACAAGTCGCGACAACGAAATAACAGGTTCTAGTGCGGAAGAATTCGGGTTAAGTATTGGTAAATAG
- a CDS encoding 5-formyltetrahydrofolate cyclo-ligase: MRVELPARQIVEASQAFAKPAFVYPQVDGEKMWFVDDAGKLAEPEIVIVPGLFVDRQGNRLGRGKGYYDRYLASSGIPKPRRIFLGYKFQFVDEVPVTAHDEPVTPVRYGD, translated from the coding sequence ATGAGAGTCGAGCTCCCCGCGAGGCAAATTGTCGAGGCATCGCAGGCATTTGCGAAACCTGCATTTGTTTACCCGCAGGTTGATGGTGAGAAAATGTGGTTCGTCGATGATGCGGGCAAACTGGCTGAACCTGAAATCGTAATTGTTCCCGGCCTCTTCGTCGATCGCCAAGGCAACCGTCTCGGTCGCGGTAAAGGTTATTACGACCGTTATCTTGCGAGTTCAGGCATTCCCAAGCCGCGCCGTATTTTTCTGGGTTATAAATTTCAGTTTGTCGATGAGGTACCGGTTACGGCTCACGACGAGCCCGTAACTCCGGTACGCTATGGCGACTAA
- a CDS encoding FAD-dependent oxidoreductase: protein MPPKKKSKSSSAKTIVVVGAALAGPTAAARAREVDEHARIILLERNTRVSYAMTGLSLHLSGEVASLEELNREREDFFQSVYNIEVRTRTEVVQLEAKKKLLHLRDEKGDSTLPYDRLIFAAGASSLHPIGLKAAENFRYFRTLDDLAAIRAQLDSGARRFVILGGGSMGAEALDGLVRGGADVTLVEKKLRFLPDYAPEISSIATAAQEHKARIVAGFKHTDFEYKDNRIVAVKVDGMRIDTDFVVGAIGVRPRTELLKKAGVRLLGDGSIAVNERCETNVKDVYACSICVSVPDGKEHVYIPQAAVSDKTAQVAGENAAGGKAVLRSMTASQIIRLPGIEVGRVGLTCSQAMRKFGKANIGSVFVHGRNTEPYMPGSEGISLKLFYHRKKKQVIALEAAGKDIKSRLDTVAAALAGGLTLNQLAMLDLAYTPAYGTARDALNVAATVALQKEAGLTATTSYEEIRAARAKYFVVDVSLKARHAGFHDMHIPLERLRESTGQLAEKFKKSRAKIVATLSESGRRGHLAMRILKARGFTAVNILGGKKTS, encoded by the coding sequence ATGCCGCCGAAGAAAAAATCTAAATCCTCATCTGCTAAGACAATCGTCGTGGTCGGCGCGGCACTCGCAGGGCCAACCGCCGCCGCGCGTGCGCGCGAAGTTGATGAGCATGCCCGCATTATTCTGCTCGAACGCAACACGCGGGTGAGCTATGCGATGACGGGGCTCTCGCTGCACCTGAGTGGCGAGGTTGCGTCGCTCGAAGAGTTGAACCGCGAGCGTGAAGATTTTTTTCAATCGGTTTACAATATTGAAGTGCGTACGCGTACCGAGGTTGTTCAGCTCGAAGCGAAGAAAAAGCTGCTGCATTTGCGAGATGAAAAGGGCGATTCGACCCTCCCATACGACCGGCTGATTTTTGCTGCCGGCGCGTCGTCTCTTCACCCGATTGGCCTGAAGGCCGCTGAAAATTTTCGCTATTTCAGAACTCTCGACGACCTCGCCGCGATACGGGCGCAACTCGACAGCGGCGCGCGGCGCTTTGTCATTCTCGGCGGTGGCTCGATGGGCGCCGAAGCACTCGACGGCCTCGTTCGCGGCGGCGCCGATGTGACTCTGGTTGAGAAAAAGCTGCGCTTCTTGCCCGACTACGCGCCAGAAATTTCATCGATTGCCACCGCAGCGCAAGAGCATAAGGCGCGCATCGTCGCTGGCTTCAAACACACCGATTTCGAATATAAAGACAATCGCATCGTGGCCGTGAAGGTCGATGGCATGCGCATCGACACCGACTTCGTGGTTGGGGCAATTGGCGTGCGCCCGCGCACCGAGCTTTTAAAGAAAGCAGGCGTCAGGCTTCTGGGCGATGGCTCGATCGCCGTGAATGAACGCTGCGAGACGAATGTCAAAGACGTCTATGCGTGCAGCATCTGTGTGAGCGTGCCAGACGGCAAAGAGCATGTTTATATTCCGCAGGCGGCAGTCTCTGATAAAACAGCGCAGGTCGCGGGTGAAAACGCCGCGGGCGGTAAGGCGGTGCTGCGCTCGATGACTGCGAGCCAGATCATTCGCCTGCCCGGTATCGAGGTTGGCCGCGTCGGCTTAACCTGCTCACAGGCGATGCGCAAATTTGGCAAGGCGAACATCGGCTCGGTATTCGTGCACGGCCGTAACACCGAACCCTACATGCCTGGCTCTGAAGGTATCAGCCTCAAGCTGTTTTACCACCGCAAAAAGAAACAGGTGATTGCGCTCGAAGCGGCCGGCAAAGACATCAAGTCACGCCTCGACACCGTCGCAGCCGCACTCGCAGGCGGCCTGACGCTGAACCAGCTCGCCATGCTCGACCTTGCGTACACCCCCGCTTATGGCACGGCGCGCGACGCGCTCAACGTCGCCGCAACGGTCGCGCTGCAGAAAGAAGCAGGCCTCACCGCAACGACGAGCTACGAAGAGATTCGTGCGGCGCGTGCCAAATATTTTGTCGTCGACGTTTCTCTCAAAGCACGCCACGCCGGCTTTCACGACATGCATATTCCGCTTGAAAGACTGCGCGAGAGCACCGGGCAGCTCGCCGAGAAGTTCAAGAAATCGCGCGCCAAAATTGTGGCGACGCTCAGCGAATCGGGGCGGCGCGGCCACCTTGCGATGCGCATTCTCAAAGCCCGCGGATTCACCGCCGTCAACATTCTCGGCGGCAAAAAAACCAGCTGA
- a CDS encoding single-stranded DNA-binding protein: MNTLEDELGGESTPTEAGKDVGKARTQWNWIQLSGRISTDVEKKTVKDQTVISFALLFETQRKTDKEGSHANFIQIELWGKMAELFYPLLAKGMQILVTGELFQQRWVSKENQKAQKFCISAQALAISDHTYRPS, from the coding sequence ATGAACACATTAGAAGACGAACTCGGCGGCGAATCGACGCCCACCGAAGCCGGCAAAGATGTCGGTAAAGCACGCACACAGTGGAACTGGATTCAGCTGTCAGGGCGTATCTCAACAGACGTTGAAAAGAAGACAGTCAAAGACCAGACAGTGATCAGCTTTGCGCTGCTTTTTGAAACGCAGCGCAAGACCGATAAAGAGGGCTCACATGCCAACTTCATTCAGATTGAACTCTGGGGCAAGATGGCAGAACTCTTTTATCCGTTGCTGGCGAAGGGCATGCAGATTCTCGTCACCGGCGAGCTATTTCAGCAGCGCTGGGTTTCGAAAGAGAACCAAAAGGCGCAGAAATTCTGCATTTCAGCGCAGGCACTCGCAATCAGCGACCACACCTACCGGCCGAGTTAA